One window of the Xenopus tropicalis strain Nigerian chromosome 10, UCB_Xtro_10.0, whole genome shotgun sequence genome contains the following:
- the acox1 gene encoding peroxisomal acyl-coenzyme A oxidase 1 isoform X1 — MNPDLSRERAAASFNPETITVILDGSPERTRRRREIEGLVLNDPSFQHEDPNFLSRSERYELAIKKSALMVQKMREHGISDPEEIYWFKRTCLGSQTDPLGLHFSMFSNMLAQQLTDEQNQKWYPLTSRLQAIGTYAQTELGHGTHLRGLETTATYDPSTQEFILNSPTVSSIKWWPGGLGKTSNHAVVLAQLYTQGECRGLHAFIVPIRHMGTHEPLPGVVVGDIGPKFGFDETDNGFLKFDKLRIPRENMLMKYAKVEPDGTYVKPLSDKLTYGTMVFIRSMIVGDSARSLSRACTIAIRYSAVRHQSEIRAGEPEPQILDFQTQQYKLFPLLATAYAFQFVGSYMSHTYHRISAEIQAGNLNELPELHALSAGLKAFTTWAANTGIEECRMACGGHGYSRCSGIPDIYVTFTPACTYEGENTVMMLQTARFLVKSYKAVLSGKRLDGMVSYLNDVSQHRVQPHPVAGRSLVKDINDIQNLVEAYKQRAAWLVVAAAKNVNTDSKRGKRKEDAWNKNSVDLVRASEAHCHYVVVKLFADKLSEVLDVAAHRILSSLCLFYALHGISKNTGDFLQAGLLTTLQVDLVQQRVKDLLAVIRPNAVALVDAFDYSDTQLGSVLGRYDGNVYENMFEWAKKSPLNKTQVHESFHKYLKPLQSKL; from the exons ATGAACCCGGACTTGAGCAGGGAGAGGGCCGCCGCCTCATTCAACCCCGAAACCATCACCGTCATCCTGGATGGCAGCCCTGAGAGGACCCGCAGGAGGAGGGAGATTG AGGGCCTGGTTCTCAATGACCCCAGCTTCCAGCATGAGGACCCCAACTTTCTGTCTCGCAGTGAGCGCTACGAGCTGGCCATCAAGAAGAGCGCCCTGATGGTTCAGAAGATGAGGGAGCATGGCATCTCCGACCCAGAGGAGATCTACTGGTTCAAGAG AACCTGCCTTGGCTCTCAAACCGACCCCCTGGGCTTACACTTCAGTATGTTCAGCAACATGTTAGCCCAGCAATTGACGGACGAGCAGAACCAGAAATGGTATCCCCTTACCAGCCGCCTACAGGCCATTGGCACCTATGCCCAGACCGAGCTGGGACATG GAACCCACCTTCGAGGGCTGGAGACCACAGCTACCTATGATCCATCTACTCAGGAGTTCATCCTCAATAGCCCAACGGTCTCTTCTATCAAGTGGTGGCCCGGAGGAT TGGGAAAGACCTCAAACCATGCAGTAGTTTTGGCTCAACTTTACACACAAGGAGAATGTAGAGGGCTTCATGCTTTCATAGTGCCCATCCGCCACATGGGTACCCACGAGCCTCTCCCTG GTGTGGTGGTTGGAGACATAGGGCCCAAGTTTGGGTTTGATGAAACGGACAACGGGTTCCTTAAGTTTGACAAGCTTCGGATTCCTCGAGAGAATATGCTGATGAAGTACGCCAAG GTGGAGCCAGACGGCACCTATGTGAAGCCGCTGAGTGACAAACTGACCTACGGCACTATGGTGTTCATTCGTTCAATGATCGTAGGAGACTCCGCTCGCAGCCTTTCCCGGGCCTGTACCATTGCCATCCGCTATAGTGCTGTGAGGCACCAGTCAGAGATCAGAGCTGG GGAGCCGGAGCCCCAAATCCTAGACTTTCAGACTCAGCAGTACAAGTTATTCCCGCTGCTGGCTACAGCATACGCCTTCCAGTTTGTGGGATCCTATATGAGCCACACGTACCACAGAATCAGCGCTGAAATCCAAGCGGGTAACCTGAACGAACTGCCCGAG CTGCACGCCCTTTCTGCGGGCTTAAAAGCCTTCACCACGTGGGCAGCCAACACGGGTATCGAGGAGTGCCGGATGGCATGTGGGGGGCATGGATACTCCCGTTGCAGTGGGATCCCCGATATCTATGTGACCTTTACCCCCGCCTGCACATATGAGGGGGAAAACACAGTGATGATGCTGCAGACTGCAAG ATTTTTGGTGAAAAGCTACAAAGCGGTTCTTTCTGGGAAACGACTTGACGGGATGGTGTCGTACCTTAATGATGTTTCCCAGCACCGTGTACAGCCCCACCCCGTGGCCGGCCGATCCTTGGTCAAAGACATCAACGACATTCAAAATCTGGTCGAGGCCTACAAACAGCGAGCTGCTTG GCTAGTGGTGGCCGCTGCCAAGAATGTCAACACTGACTCCAAACGTGGCAAGCGCAAGGAAGATGCATGGAACAAGAACTCTGTGGATCTAGTACGCGCATCAGAG GCGCACTGTCACTATGTGGTCGTGAAACTCTTCGCAGACAAATTGTCTGAGGTTCTCGATGTCGCTGCCCATCGTATTCTGAGCTCTCTCTGCCTCTTCTACGCGCTGCATGGGATCAGCAAGAACACTGGAGACTTCCTTCAG GCTGGACTTCTGACCACTCTCCAGGTTGACCTAGTACAGCAGCGAGTGAAGGATCTGCTGGCAGTTATCCGTCCCAATGCAGTGGCTTTGGTGGATGCCTTCGACTACTCCGACACACAACTGGGCTCAGTTCTGGGCAGATATGACGGCAACGTCTATGAGAATATGTTCGAATGGGCAAAGAAATCTCCGCTGAACAAAACACAG GTGCACGAATCCTTCCACAAGTATTTAAAACCACTACAGTCCAAACTGTGA
- the acox1 gene encoding peroxisomal acyl-coenzyme A oxidase 1, with protein sequence MNPDLSRERAAASFNPETITVILDGSPERTRRRREIEGLVLNDPSFQHEDPNFLSRSERYELAIKKSALMVQKMREHGISDPEEIYWFKSFVHRGRPEPLDLHLGMFLPTLLNQATPEQQERLFMPAWNLEIIGTYAQTEMGHGTHLRGLETTATYDPSTQEFILNSPTVSSIKWWPGGLGKTSNHAVVLAQLYTQGECRGLHAFIVPIRHMGTHEPLPGVVVGDIGPKFGFDETDNGFLKFDKLRIPRENMLMKYAKVEPDGTYVKPLSDKLTYGTMVFIRSMIVGDSARSLSRACTIAIRYSAVRHQSEIRAGEPEPQILDFQTQQYKLFPLLATAYAFQFVGSYMSHTYHRISAEIQAGNLNELPELHALSAGLKAFTTWAANTGIEECRMACGGHGYSRCSGIPDIYVTFTPACTYEGENTVMMLQTARFLVKSYKAVLSGKRLDGMVSYLNDVSQHRVQPHPVAGRSLVKDINDIQNLVEAYKQRAAWLVVAAAKNVNTDSKRGKRKEDAWNKNSVDLVRASEAHCHYVVVKLFADKLSEVLDVAAHRILSSLCLFYALHGISKNTGDFLQAGLLTTLQVDLVQQRVKDLLAVIRPNAVALVDAFDYSDTQLGSVLGRYDGNVYENMFEWAKKSPLNKTQVHESFHKYLKPLQSKL encoded by the exons ATGAACCCGGACTTGAGCAGGGAGAGGGCCGCCGCCTCATTCAACCCCGAAACCATCACCGTCATCCTGGATGGCAGCCCTGAGAGGACCCGCAGGAGGAGGGAGATTG AGGGCCTGGTTCTCAATGACCCCAGCTTCCAGCATGAGGACCCCAACTTTCTGTCTCGCAGTGAGCGCTACGAGCTGGCCATCAAGAAGAGCGCCCTGATGGTTCAGAAGATGAGGGAGCATGGCATCTCCGACCCAGAGGAGATCTACTGGTTCAAGAG TTTTGTTCACCGGGGCCGCCCTGAGCCCCTAGATCTTCACCTGGGCATGTTCTTGCCCACGCTATTGAACCAGGCTACGCCCGAGCAGCAGGAGCGTCTCTTCATGCCTGCCTGGAACCTGGAGATCATTGGGACCTATGCTCAAACTGAGATGGGACATG GAACCCACCTTCGAGGGCTGGAGACCACAGCTACCTATGATCCATCTACTCAGGAGTTCATCCTCAATAGCCCAACGGTCTCTTCTATCAAGTGGTGGCCCGGAGGAT TGGGAAAGACCTCAAACCATGCAGTAGTTTTGGCTCAACTTTACACACAAGGAGAATGTAGAGGGCTTCATGCTTTCATAGTGCCCATCCGCCACATGGGTACCCACGAGCCTCTCCCTG GTGTGGTGGTTGGAGACATAGGGCCCAAGTTTGGGTTTGATGAAACGGACAACGGGTTCCTTAAGTTTGACAAGCTTCGGATTCCTCGAGAGAATATGCTGATGAAGTACGCCAAG GTGGAGCCAGACGGCACCTATGTGAAGCCGCTGAGTGACAAACTGACCTACGGCACTATGGTGTTCATTCGTTCAATGATCGTAGGAGACTCCGCTCGCAGCCTTTCCCGGGCCTGTACCATTGCCATCCGCTATAGTGCTGTGAGGCACCAGTCAGAGATCAGAGCTGG GGAGCCGGAGCCCCAAATCCTAGACTTTCAGACTCAGCAGTACAAGTTATTCCCGCTGCTGGCTACAGCATACGCCTTCCAGTTTGTGGGATCCTATATGAGCCACACGTACCACAGAATCAGCGCTGAAATCCAAGCGGGTAACCTGAACGAACTGCCCGAG CTGCACGCCCTTTCTGCGGGCTTAAAAGCCTTCACCACGTGGGCAGCCAACACGGGTATCGAGGAGTGCCGGATGGCATGTGGGGGGCATGGATACTCCCGTTGCAGTGGGATCCCCGATATCTATGTGACCTTTACCCCCGCCTGCACATATGAGGGGGAAAACACAGTGATGATGCTGCAGACTGCAAG ATTTTTGGTGAAAAGCTACAAAGCGGTTCTTTCTGGGAAACGACTTGACGGGATGGTGTCGTACCTTAATGATGTTTCCCAGCACCGTGTACAGCCCCACCCCGTGGCCGGCCGATCCTTGGTCAAAGACATCAACGACATTCAAAATCTGGTCGAGGCCTACAAACAGCGAGCTGCTTG GCTAGTGGTGGCCGCTGCCAAGAATGTCAACACTGACTCCAAACGTGGCAAGCGCAAGGAAGATGCATGGAACAAGAACTCTGTGGATCTAGTACGCGCATCAGAG GCGCACTGTCACTATGTGGTCGTGAAACTCTTCGCAGACAAATTGTCTGAGGTTCTCGATGTCGCTGCCCATCGTATTCTGAGCTCTCTCTGCCTCTTCTACGCGCTGCATGGGATCAGCAAGAACACTGGAGACTTCCTTCAG GCTGGACTTCTGACCACTCTCCAGGTTGACCTAGTACAGCAGCGAGTGAAGGATCTGCTGGCAGTTATCCGTCCCAATGCAGTGGCTTTGGTGGATGCCTTCGACTACTCCGACACACAACTGGGCTCAGTTCTGGGCAGATATGACGGCAACGTCTATGAGAATATGTTCGAATGGGCAAAGAAATCTCCGCTGAACAAAACACAG GTGCACGAATCCTTCCACAAGTATTTAAAACCACTACAGTCCAAACTGTGA
- the ten1 gene encoding CST complex subunit TEN1 — MLPAASAFYYVWEISTGQVPIGTTVRTFGRLSRYDLAQSLATITAQHASAQHGLRVSTRFVEPFSATVGSHYLALGELEEDGGVPVLCVRVMTCIDGTNLSLLQLAMEEQRKYFRCREGASNVT, encoded by the exons ATGCTTCCAGCAGCTTCAGCATTTTACTACGTGTGGGAGATAAGCACTGGGCAAGTCCCGATTGGAACCACGGTGCGCACCTTTGGCAg GCTCAGCAGGTACGATCTGGCACAGTCCCTTGCCACAATCACAGCCCAACATGCCTCCGCCCAGCACGGGCTCCGCGTCAGCACCCGGTTTGTAGAGCCCTTCTCTGCCACCGTAGGCTCTCATTACCTGGCACTGGGAGAACTGGAGGAAGATG GCGGCGTTCCTGTGCTATGTGTGCGCGTAATGACCTGCATCGATGGAACAAACCTGTCTCTGCTTCAGCTGGCCATGGAAGAGCAGAGAAAGTATTTTCGGTGCAGAGAGGGAGCCTCAAATGTGACCTAA